From a single Fusobacterium pseudoperiodonticum genomic region:
- the purB gene encoding adenylosuccinate lyase produces the protein MNNEIYSNPLCERYSSKEMMYNFSPDKKFSTWRKLWIALAESEKELGLDISQEQIDEMKKNIHNIDYELAAKKEKEFRHDVMAHVHTFGTQAPLAMPIIHLGATSAFVGDNTDLIQIKDGLEIIKAKLVNVMNNLSKFALENKDIATLGFTHFQAAQLTTVGKRATLWLQSLLLDLEELEFRENTLRFRGVKGTTGTQASFKDLFNGDFSKVEELDVLVSKKMGFDKRFAVTGQTYDRKVDSEIMNLLANIAQSAHKFTNDLRLLQHLKEVEEPFEKSQIGSSAMAYKRNPMRSERISSLAKFVIALQQSTAMVASTQWFERTLDDSANKRLSLPQAFLAVDAILIIWNNIMEGLVVYNKIIEKHIMSELPFMATEYIIMECVKAGGDRQELHERIRVHSMEAGKQVKVEGKDNDLIDRIVNDDYFKLDKAKLLSILEPKNFIGFAAEQTEKFVNIEIKPILDKYKALLGMDSELKV, from the coding sequence ATGAATAACGAAATCTATTCAAACCCACTATGTGAAAGGTACAGTTCTAAAGAAATGATGTATAACTTTTCACCTGATAAAAAATTCTCAACTTGGAGAAAACTTTGGATTGCATTAGCAGAATCTGAAAAGGAATTAGGATTGGATATATCTCAAGAACAAATAGATGAAATGAAAAAAAATATTCATAATATCGACTACGAACTAGCAGCAAAAAAAGAAAAAGAATTCAGACATGATGTTATGGCTCATGTTCATACTTTTGGAACACAAGCACCTTTAGCTATGCCTATTATCCACTTAGGAGCTACAAGTGCCTTTGTTGGAGATAACACAGATTTAATTCAAATTAAAGATGGACTTGAAATAATAAAAGCTAAACTTGTGAATGTTATGAATAATTTATCTAAGTTTGCTTTAGAAAATAAAGATATAGCAACTTTAGGATTTACGCATTTTCAAGCTGCTCAACTTACAACAGTAGGGAAAAGAGCAACATTATGGCTACAATCTTTATTATTAGATTTGGAAGAATTAGAATTTAGAGAAAATACTTTAAGATTTAGAGGAGTGAAGGGAACAACAGGAACACAAGCAAGTTTTAAAGATTTATTCAATGGAGATTTTTCAAAAGTTGAGGAATTAGATGTACTAGTTTCTAAAAAAATGGGATTTGATAAGAGATTTGCAGTAACAGGTCAAACTTATGATAGAAAAGTTGATTCAGAAATAATGAATTTACTAGCAAATATAGCTCAATCTGCTCATAAGTTTACTAACGACTTAAGATTATTGCAACATTTAAAAGAAGTGGAAGAACCTTTTGAAAAGAGTCAAATTGGTTCGTCTGCAATGGCATATAAAAGAAATCCAATGAGAAGTGAAAGAATTTCATCTCTTGCTAAGTTTGTTATAGCATTACAACAAAGTACAGCAATGGTTGCTTCAACTCAATGGTTCGAAAGAACTCTTGATGACTCAGCTAACAAGAGATTATCTTTACCTCAAGCATTTTTAGCAGTTGACGCTATACTAATTATTTGGAACAACATTATGGAAGGTTTAGTTGTATATAATAAAATAATAGAAAAACATATAATGAGTGAACTTCCATTTATGGCAACTGAATATATAATAATGGAATGCGTAAAAGCAGGTGGAGATAGACAAGAACTTCATGAAAGAATAAGAGTTCACTCTATGGAAGCAGGTAAACAAGTTAAAGTAGAAGGAAAAGACAATGATTTAATCGATAGAATAGTTAATGACGACTACTTTAAATTAGATAAGGCTAAGTTACTTTCTATACTAGAACCTAAAAACTTTATTGGTTTTGCAGCAGAACAAACAGAAAAATTTGTCAATATAGAAATAAAACCAATATTAGATAAATATAAGGCTCTTTTAGGAATGGACTCAGAGCTAAAAGTATAA
- the rimI gene encoding ribosomal protein S18-alanine N-acetyltransferase, with protein sequence MIKKLTINDVDYIEQIFNLEKDIFKNSAFSKESTENLVKAENSFIYAYLVDGKICGYLMVLDSIDVYEILAIATVEEYRNKGIAQELLDKIKTKDIFLEVRKSNEKAINFYKKNNFKQISIRKGYYSDPTEDAIIMKMEVNNE encoded by the coding sequence ATGATTAAAAAATTAACAATCAATGATGTAGACTATATAGAACAAATTTTTAACTTAGAAAAAGATATTTTTAAAAATTCTGCTTTCAGTAAAGAATCTACAGAGAATTTAGTAAAAGCAGAGAATTCATTTATTTATGCTTATCTTGTAGATGGAAAGATTTGTGGGTATTTAATGGTTCTTGACAGTATAGATGTCTATGAAATTCTTGCAATAGCAACTGTTGAAGAATATAGAAATAAAGGTATTGCTCAAGAACTTTTAGATAAAATAAAAACTAAAGATATCTTCTTAGAAGTTAGAAAAAGTAATGAAAAAGCAATAAATTTTTATAAAAAAAATAATTTTAAACAAATATCAATAAGAAAAGGCTATTATTCAGATCCTACTGAAGATGCCATTATAATGAAAATGGAGGTAAATAATGAATAA
- the lepB gene encoding signal peptidase I: protein MKTILYGIFYFFLTLFFAYIFIKEKDLAKKFDARREKFVNKIVKNENKAKRYKKILYYVETIGTALILVVVIQRFYIGNFKIPTGSMIPTIEIGDRVFADMVSYKFTGPKRNSIIIFDEPMRDEDSYTKRAMGLPGETIKIQDGALYVNGEKTDFRRYSNDGIGDQEWRIPKKGDKLEIIPAGKYRDVLENAGINVDAVVEEAFYKEPFEFFKNLYYGLKHKIFDKLKIKYDINEYINHRNDYRKQGALTIVEMIMPNLKFVVNGEETGPILDFISDEKVRNKLLNGETVEIILEDDYYLALGDNTDNSKDSRYIGFIKKSRMKGRVLVRFWPLNRIGLVK, encoded by the coding sequence ATGAAGACAATATTATATGGAATATTTTATTTTTTTCTAACACTTTTCTTTGCTTATATCTTTATAAAAGAAAAGGACTTAGCTAAAAAATTTGATGCTCGCAGAGAGAAATTTGTAAATAAAATAGTAAAAAATGAAAATAAAGCTAAACGCTACAAGAAAATCCTTTATTATGTTGAAACAATAGGGACAGCACTTATATTGGTTGTAGTTATTCAGAGATTCTATATAGGAAATTTTAAAATTCCTACAGGTTCAATGATACCAACAATAGAAATTGGAGATAGAGTTTTTGCTGATATGGTATCATATAAATTTACTGGACCAAAGAGAAACAGTATTATAATTTTTGATGAACCAATGAGAGATGAGGATTCTTATACAAAAAGAGCAATGGGGCTTCCAGGAGAAACTATAAAAATACAAGATGGAGCCTTATATGTAAATGGAGAAAAAACAGATTTCAGAAGATATAGTAATGATGGAATAGGAGATCAAGAATGGAGAATTCCAAAAAAAGGAGATAAATTAGAGATTATTCCTGCTGGAAAATATAGAGATGTTCTTGAGAATGCTGGAATAAATGTAGATGCTGTTGTAGAGGAAGCATTTTATAAGGAACCATTTGAGTTTTTTAAAAATCTTTATTATGGTTTAAAACATAAGATTTTTGATAAATTAAAAATAAAGTATGATATTAATGAATATATAAATCATAGAAATGACTATAGAAAACAAGGGGCTCTCACTATAGTAGAAATGATTATGCCCAATTTAAAATTTGTTGTAAATGGAGAAGAAACAGGTCCCATTCTAGATTTTATTTCTGATGAAAAAGTTAGAAATAAATTACTAAATGGAGAAACAGTAGAAATTATTTTAGAAGATGATTATTATTTAGCATTAGGAGACAATACAGATAATAGTAAAGATTCAAGATATATAGGTTTTATTAAAAAAAGTAGAATGAAAGGAAGAGTTTTAGTCAGATTCTGGCCTTTAAACAGAATAGGGCTAGTAAAATAA
- the recJ gene encoding single-stranded-DNA-specific exonuclease RecJ — MKKNTKWLLENKINYKRIFENKGEKKLDFVIESLIENRNLSLDTNFDFNPFDLKDIDIAVKRIFEAIENNEKIYIYGDYDVDGITSVSLLYLALSELGGNIHYYIPLRDEGYGLNKDAIQSLKEDEANLVISVDCGINSIEEINFANELGLDFIITDHHEIIGDLPKAFAVINPKREENIYSYKYLAGVGTAFMLVYALYSKLDRLNDLEKFLDIVAIGTVADIVPLTSDNRKFVKRGLKLLNNTKWIGIKQLLRKVFPEDWDTREYCSYDIGYLIAPIFNAAGRLEDAKQAVSLFIEEDGFECLTIIEQLLENNNERKNIQKKILEASIAEIEKKQLYNKNLILVANKSFHHGVIGIVASKILDKYYKPSIIMEIKESEGVATASCRSIDGLNIVECLNSVSDILVKYGGHSGAAGFTIKIENIEEFYQRVDKYIGENFPKELFVKTIKIENILAPYKVNYEFLRELEILEPYGAKNHTPIFAFKNCEYENLRFTRNSTEHLMLDIKKDNYYFKNCIFFGGGDYYDIIANSKKIDVAFKLKLETFKDRYMCKLQLEDVKNSIENSDFNDNYLELNGRDISFPIRTVVYPKRPDIDNPLNLVFNDYGLAITKDRTIIENIDVNLANILKVLKNEFNYNFSVEIEKKYLKTENINLHLKIDIDRDIILKTFPVKDALIFQEIKKELISDFDYNSIQKKVLASIFKDKKATLAVMKKGRGIRTIIETIKKYYLYKGKTISINDSSKKADFYIFTFDFENEVKLENVMQTLEKMNSNNILIISNKEFELSKFNIIKDEYTIPKNIEYITYDEIDKIKKSDNFYYPFLTNEEKIKILALLNKEEKIFSTKEIIVHF; from the coding sequence ATGAAGAAAAATACTAAATGGCTTTTAGAAAATAAAATAAATTATAAAAGAATTTTTGAAAATAAAGGAGAAAAAAAATTAGACTTTGTTATTGAAAGTTTAATTGAAAATAGAAATTTATCTCTTGATACAAATTTTGATTTCAATCCTTTTGATTTAAAAGATATTGATATAGCAGTAAAAAGAATTTTTGAAGCCATTGAAAACAATGAAAAAATTTATATCTATGGTGACTATGATGTCGATGGAATAACTTCTGTTTCTCTTTTATACTTGGCACTTTCAGAATTAGGTGGAAATATACACTACTATATTCCTTTAAGAGATGAAGGTTATGGACTGAATAAAGATGCCATCCAAAGTTTAAAAGAAGATGAAGCTAATTTAGTTATAAGTGTTGACTGTGGAATTAATTCAATAGAAGAAATTAATTTTGCTAATGAATTAGGTTTAGATTTCATCATAACTGACCACCATGAAATAATTGGTGACTTACCAAAGGCTTTTGCTGTTATAAACCCAAAAAGAGAAGAAAATATCTATAGCTATAAGTACTTAGCGGGGGTTGGAACAGCCTTTATGCTTGTCTATGCACTATATAGTAAGTTAGATAGGCTAAATGATTTGGAAAAATTCTTAGATATTGTTGCTATAGGTACTGTTGCTGATATAGTTCCTTTGACTTCTGACAATAGAAAATTTGTAAAAAGAGGTTTAAAACTTTTAAATAATACTAAGTGGATAGGAATTAAGCAACTGCTAAGAAAGGTTTTTCCTGAGGATTGGGATACTAGAGAATACTGTTCTTATGATATAGGTTACCTTATTGCACCTATCTTCAATGCTGCTGGACGTTTAGAAGATGCAAAACAAGCTGTAAGTCTATTTATCGAAGAAGATGGTTTTGAATGTCTAACTATCATAGAGCAACTTTTAGAAAATAACAATGAAAGAAAAAATATTCAAAAGAAGATTTTAGAGGCTTCCATTGCTGAAATTGAGAAAAAACAACTATACAATAAAAATTTAATTTTAGTTGCTAATAAGTCTTTTCATCATGGAGTTATAGGGATAGTTGCTTCAAAAATTTTAGATAAATATTATAAACCAAGTATAATAATGGAAATTAAAGAAAGTGAAGGAGTTGCAACTGCTTCTTGTAGAAGCATTGATGGCTTAAACATAGTTGAATGTCTAAATTCTGTTTCTGATATCCTAGTAAAATATGGAGGGCACTCTGGAGCAGCTGGTTTTACTATAAAGATTGAAAATATAGAAGAATTTTATCAAAGAGTTGATAAATATATTGGTGAAAATTTCCCTAAAGAATTATTTGTCAAGACTATAAAAATTGAAAATATACTTGCACCTTACAAAGTAAACTATGAATTTTTAAGAGAATTAGAAATCTTAGAGCCTTATGGTGCTAAAAATCATACTCCTATTTTTGCTTTTAAAAATTGTGAATATGAAAATTTGAGATTTACAAGAAATAGCACTGAACATTTAATGTTAGATATAAAGAAAGATAATTACTATTTCAAAAACTGTATTTTCTTTGGTGGTGGAGATTACTACGATATAATCGCTAATTCAAAGAAAATTGATGTGGCTTTTAAATTGAAATTAGAAACTTTTAAAGATAGATATATGTGTAAACTTCAACTTGAAGATGTTAAAAATTCTATAGAAAATTCAGATTTTAATGACAATTACTTAGAATTAAATGGTAGGGATATTTCCTTCCCTATACGTACTGTAGTCTATCCTAAAAGACCTGATATAGATAATCCTTTAAATCTTGTTTTTAATGACTATGGACTTGCTATTACTAAGGATAGAACTATTATTGAAAATATAGATGTTAACTTAGCCAATATTTTAAAAGTTTTAAAAAATGAATTTAACTATAATTTTTCTGTAGAAATAGAAAAAAAATATTTAAAAACTGAGAATATAAACTTACATTTAAAAATTGATATTGACAGAGATATTATTTTAAAAACTTTCCCTGTGAAAGATGCTTTAATATTCCAAGAAATAAAGAAGGAATTAATTTCTGACTTTGACTATAACTCTATACAAAAGAAAGTTTTGGCTTCAATTTTTAAAGATAAAAAAGCTACTCTAGCAGTTATGAAAAAGGGAAGAGGTATAAGAACTATAATTGAAACTATAAAGAAATACTATCTATATAAAGGAAAGACTATTTCTATTAATGATAGTTCTAAAAAAGCTGATTTCTATATATTTACTTTTGATTTTGAAAATGAAGTTAAGTTAGAAAATGTTATGCAAACTCTAGAGAAAATGAATTCTAATAATATTTTAATTATCTCAAATAAAGAATTTGAACTCTCAAAGTTTAACATTATTAAAGATGAGTATACTATACCTAAAAATATCGAATACATAACTTATGATGAGATAGATAAAATTAAAAAGTCTGATAATTTCTATTATCCATTTTTAACAAATGAAGAAAAAATAAAAATTTTAGCTTTACTAAATAAAGAAGAAAAGATTTTTTCTACAAAAGAAATAATTGTTCATTTTTAA